The window CGAGAAGTCCGACACAAAGCACGGCGACACGGGTACTCAGGCGCATAAACAGCTTCCTTTGAGGGTTTCCCGGGCATCAGGTGGGCAGGCCAAGTATCCTGTGCACCTGGCACCCGCACCCATAGGGCAAGTCAGCCATTTGATAATCGCTTGCATTTTCACGTCAAGCTCGGACATACCCGGTCACAACTGCGCGACCTGAGGATAGGCATGAAATTTCTGTGTACTGGCATTGAGCTGGCCGACGCCAGCAGCCGTGGATTCGAACTCGACGGGCAGAAGCTGTTCGCCGTGCGTCGCGCCGGCCAGGTTTATGTCTATATCAATCGCTGCCCGCACCGCGGTGTCGGGCTCGAGTGGACCCCTGACCAGTTTCTAGATCCGAGCAACAGCCTGATCCAGTGCGCTACCCACGGCGCTCTGTTTTTGATCGAGGACGGCGAATGCGTGTCCGGCCCCTGCGCGGGACAATCGCTGACCCGCGTCGATTGCCGCGAAGACGCACAAGGAATCTGGGTCAGCCTTTAACCGCCGAGCAACACTTCCAAGCGTCGATCCACCACCATTTCTTCATGGGTCAGGCGCACGCCATAGGCCAGCACCTCAACCCCACACGCCACCGCCTCACGCAGGGCCAGCGCGTAGACCGGATCAATTTCTTCGGCAGGACGCAC of the Pseudomonas sp. MAG733B genome contains:
- a CDS encoding Rieske 2Fe-2S domain-containing protein, with the protein product MKFLCTGIELADASSRGFELDGQKLFAVRRAGQVYVYINRCPHRGVGLEWTPDQFLDPSNSLIQCATHGALFLIEDGECVSGPCAGQSLTRVDCREDAQGIWVSL